A stretch of Nymphalis io chromosome 29, ilAglIoxx1.1, whole genome shotgun sequence DNA encodes these proteins:
- the LOC126779452 gene encoding uncharacterized protein LOC126779452 isoform X2 has product MEKPSYKLVGVPCGQHGQYTFYKAIRLTGPKERIVAIGDFFFVRIWQDSELVSIGELQLLWTDRVSDQTLVSLRLYFLPENTPDGRGLHGEDEVLAINEKVVLRAEDLLSWVCNGAGWRWGLRAVWRGACAPPSAPCVTSPLHHTKLDFSDVEKEKCSIIEVEDPGVVVFSYPRYCRYRALLARLDGIQADWLRDSLVAALGGYAAPTKNTRILYCKDTFEYPELEGHEFVCNHLAPKLKGRPRGRRRRAARSRDRSPDRSPDRSPDSRSSDSDRNTPDTRTPRRLSLRNGAEKQSEEEEEVERKPEEIAKDEAFLKQLREFLKSQNDSLKISHSLKNVSLRAVFAWVSRRGGLGACRAALWRRRYGHRAAALRALYQRYLLQYEHYQRWNGLMHPKPNGKIEEPSTIDTIDVTDSPIRDVDVKKDLPEKRLRTPSPKKLKPEKLILDNETGELTKEEMNVTSKPAEELNREFLDSLPNPKEEEKGKIFVKPVEKLIEPSLKLLQDSSSDLTKPITMDSSKVITDAGNKPGDGSVFLNELAQKLNLGNTDTRFLQQLSQNPPTDSLSSLSTLGDKYTNGHTNLANNTDVRSRPAGRSSLRAVRVKPARPPAATPPIPPLRTDSASSSPPLGIVPPPITTTATTTINNFGIHHPPPPANHSDDEIVEVPYKPKSPEIIDLDEYPESPQGIKKKKLEILKERGLEVTAVPPGPVWAAPIPNPITPLINPSPIILNPAVQHQIMTQAQIFQMYNIIPPNYPNGIQVPKVIQASSAFGTAGPEKTVYGNPKDPFMPPPHVLQGTPIKPQRSIQTPTTAPQDILDLTCKTQTTPTQKPAVEIVRIPPAPSPSKTPNAPQNLSKNYTLLDGKAVVGSNLEITLVNSKSQTPPKRPPQKRSSNGKFVSAKTPTPPKDYPKPYPSPSPKKPPIVVPNYQIPSREDISPTSSTTAKETQNNMLQNAFKGQNLAQIMEMQKTVPNLNPFMDPMYMNAFYNSLGPMDQRQLAMYRDLMTSQFRGYSGLLNIGTPTTKN; this is encoded by the exons GATGAAGTTCTCGCCATCAACGAAAAGGTCGTGCTCCGAGCTGAAGACTTGCTCAGCTGGGTGTGCAATGGAGCCGGGTGGAGATGGGGGCTCCGAGCCGTCTGGAGAGGTGCCTGCGCGCCCCCCAGCGCCCCTTGCGTCACGTCACCCTTACACCACACGAAGCTCGACTTCAGTGATGTAGAGAAAGAAAAGTGTTCTATAA TAGAAGTAGAAGACCCAGGCGTTGTCGTGTTCTCATACCCTCGCTACTGCCGCTACCGGGCATTGCTCGCGCGTCTCGATGGTATCCAGGCGGATTGGCTTCGGGACTCGCTGGTGGCCGCCCTCGGCGGTTACGCCGCCCCCACCAAGAATACTAGAATATTGTATTGTAAG gATACATTCGAATACCCTGAACTGGAGGGCCACGAGTTCGTCTGTAATCATCTAGCTCCGAAACTGAAGGGCAGGCCGCGCGGGCGGCGGCGACGAGCGGCGCGGTCTCGCGACCGGTCGCCGGACAGATCGCCCGACCGGTCGCCCGACTCGCGTTCCAGTGACAGTGATAGAAATACACCCGACACGAGG ACACCAAGGAGACTGTCACTCCGTAACGGAGCGGAGAAGCAGAGCGAGGAAGAAGAGGAGGTGGAGAGGAAACCAGAAGAGATAGCCAAAGACGAAGCATTCCTGAAACAGCTCAGGGAGTTTCTCAAGAGTCAAAACGATTCGCTTAAGATATCACACTCGTTGAAAAACG TGTCGCTGCGCGCCGTGTTCGCGTGGGTGTCGCGGCGCGGCGGGCTGGGCGCGTGCCGCGCGGCGCTGTGGCGGCGCCGCTACGGGCACCGCGCCGCCGCGCTGCGGGCGCTCTACCAGCG ATATCTCCTCCAGTACGAACATTACCAAAGATGGAACGGCCTGATGCACCCGAAGCCGAACGGGAAAATCGAGGAACCGAGCACCATAGATACCATCGACGTCACGGACTCGCCCATCCGTGACGTGGACGTGAAGAAGGACCTCCCAGAGAAGAGGCTCCGGACCCCATCCCCTAAGAAACTTAAACCTGAGAAATTAATCCTAGACAATGAAACGGGGGAACTGACAAAGGAGGAGATGAATGTAACATCGAAACCCGCTGAGGAGTTGAACAGGGAGTTCCTAGACTCCCTCCCTAATCCGAAAGAGGAGGAGAAGGGGAAGATCTTCGTGAAACCAGTAGAGAAACTGATAGAACCGAGCCTGAAGCTGTTACAAGACAGTTCGTCTGATCTGACTAAACCGATTACGATGGATTCTAGCAAAGTGATAACGGACGCGGGGAACAAGCCAGGCGACGGGTCCGTGTTTCTGAACGAATTAGCACAAAAATTGAACTTGG GCAACACAGACACGAGATTCCTCCAGCAGCTGTCGCAGAATCCCCCCACCGACAGCCTCTCGAGCCTCTCGACCCTCGGCGACAAGTACACAAACGGACACACCAACCTCGCTAATAACACTGACGTG CGCTCCCGGCCGGCGGGCCGCAGCTCGCTGCGCGCCGTGCGCGTCAAGCCCGCGCGCCCCCCCGCCGCCACGC CACCGATACCTCCTCTCCGTACGGACTCCGCGTCGTCCTCCCCCCCACTGGGCATCGTGCCGCCCCCCATCACGACAACCGCTACGACGACCATCAACAACTTCGGCATTCACCACCCACCGCCGCCCGCCAACCACAGCGATGATGAAATTGTGGAG GTTCCCTACAAACCGAAAAGTCCAGAAATTATCGACTTAGACGAATACCCAGAGAGTCCTCAAGGTATCAAGAAGAAAAAACTAGAAATCCTAAAAGAGAGGGGGTTAGAAGTGACCGCCGTACCACCGGGCCCCGTCTGGGCGGCTCCCATTCCCAACCCCATTACGCCCCTAATAAACCCCAGTCCTATAATCCTAAACCCGGCAGTTCAACACCAGATTATGACCCAAGCTCAAATATTCcaaatgtacaatataattCCACCAAATTATCCAAATGGTATTCAGGTGCCCAAAGTTATCCAAGCGTCCAGTGCCTTCGGAACTGCTGGACCAGAAAAAACAGTGTACGGCAATCCTAAGGACCCTTTCATGCCACCCCCACATGTGCTGCAGGGCACTCCAATTAAACCACAACGAAGTATCCAGACCCCGACGACAGCACCACAAGATATTTTAGATTTAACTTGCAAAACTCAAACAACTCCAACTCAGAAGCCTGCCGTCGAAATAGTCAGGATACCTCCGGCGCCGTCCCCCTCCAAAACCCCAAACGCCCCCCAGAATTTGAGCAAAAACTACACCCTTTTAGATGGGAAAGCAGTCGTCGGCTCGAATTTAGAAATAACCCTAGTTAATTCTAAATCCCAAACTCCACCGAAGAGACCGCCGCAAAAGCGCTCGTCGAATGGGAAATTCGTGTCCGCGAAAACTCCCACGCCTCCCAAAGATTACCCCAAGCCCTACCCCTCCCCGTCCCCAAAGAAGCCCCCAATAGTGGTCCCCAATTACCAAATACCGAGCAGAGAAGACATATCGCCCACAAGTTCGACCACAGCGAAGGAAACTCAGAACAATATGCTTCAAAACGCTTTCAAGGGTCAGAACTTGGCGCAAATCATGGAAATGCAGAAAACTGTGCCCAACCTCAACCCGTTCATGGACCCGATGTACATGAACGCGTTCTACAACAGCTTGGGGCCAATGGACCAGCGCCAGTTGGCCATGTACCGGGACCTGATGACCAGTCAGTTCCGAGGGTACAGCGGCCTGCTGAACATCGGCACGCCGACAACGAAGAATTGA
- the LOC126779452 gene encoding uncharacterized protein LOC126779452 isoform X1: protein MEKPSYKLVGVPCGQHGQYTFYKAIRLTGPKERIVAIGDFFFVRIWQDSELVSIGELQLLWTDRVSDQTLVSLRLYFLPENTPDGRGLHGEDEVLAINEKVVLRAEDLLSWVCNGAGWRWGLRAVWRGACAPPSAPCVTSPLHHTKLDFSDVEKEKCSITVEVEDPGVVVFSYPRYCRYRALLARLDGIQADWLRDSLVAALGGYAAPTKNTRILYCKDTFEYPELEGHEFVCNHLAPKLKGRPRGRRRRAARSRDRSPDRSPDRSPDSRSSDSDRNTPDTRTPRRLSLRNGAEKQSEEEEEVERKPEEIAKDEAFLKQLREFLKSQNDSLKISHSLKNVSLRAVFAWVSRRGGLGACRAALWRRRYGHRAAALRALYQRYLLQYEHYQRWNGLMHPKPNGKIEEPSTIDTIDVTDSPIRDVDVKKDLPEKRLRTPSPKKLKPEKLILDNETGELTKEEMNVTSKPAEELNREFLDSLPNPKEEEKGKIFVKPVEKLIEPSLKLLQDSSSDLTKPITMDSSKVITDAGNKPGDGSVFLNELAQKLNLGNTDTRFLQQLSQNPPTDSLSSLSTLGDKYTNGHTNLANNTDVRSRPAGRSSLRAVRVKPARPPAATPPIPPLRTDSASSSPPLGIVPPPITTTATTTINNFGIHHPPPPANHSDDEIVEVPYKPKSPEIIDLDEYPESPQGIKKKKLEILKERGLEVTAVPPGPVWAAPIPNPITPLINPSPIILNPAVQHQIMTQAQIFQMYNIIPPNYPNGIQVPKVIQASSAFGTAGPEKTVYGNPKDPFMPPPHVLQGTPIKPQRSIQTPTTAPQDILDLTCKTQTTPTQKPAVEIVRIPPAPSPSKTPNAPQNLSKNYTLLDGKAVVGSNLEITLVNSKSQTPPKRPPQKRSSNGKFVSAKTPTPPKDYPKPYPSPSPKKPPIVVPNYQIPSREDISPTSSTTAKETQNNMLQNAFKGQNLAQIMEMQKTVPNLNPFMDPMYMNAFYNSLGPMDQRQLAMYRDLMTSQFRGYSGLLNIGTPTTKN, encoded by the exons GATGAAGTTCTCGCCATCAACGAAAAGGTCGTGCTCCGAGCTGAAGACTTGCTCAGCTGGGTGTGCAATGGAGCCGGGTGGAGATGGGGGCTCCGAGCCGTCTGGAGAGGTGCCTGCGCGCCCCCCAGCGCCCCTTGCGTCACGTCACCCTTACACCACACGAAGCTCGACTTCAGTGATGTAGAGAAAGAAAAGTGTTCTATAA CAGTAGAAGTAGAAGACCCAGGCGTTGTCGTGTTCTCATACCCTCGCTACTGCCGCTACCGGGCATTGCTCGCGCGTCTCGATGGTATCCAGGCGGATTGGCTTCGGGACTCGCTGGTGGCCGCCCTCGGCGGTTACGCCGCCCCCACCAAGAATACTAGAATATTGTATTGTAAG gATACATTCGAATACCCTGAACTGGAGGGCCACGAGTTCGTCTGTAATCATCTAGCTCCGAAACTGAAGGGCAGGCCGCGCGGGCGGCGGCGACGAGCGGCGCGGTCTCGCGACCGGTCGCCGGACAGATCGCCCGACCGGTCGCCCGACTCGCGTTCCAGTGACAGTGATAGAAATACACCCGACACGAGG ACACCAAGGAGACTGTCACTCCGTAACGGAGCGGAGAAGCAGAGCGAGGAAGAAGAGGAGGTGGAGAGGAAACCAGAAGAGATAGCCAAAGACGAAGCATTCCTGAAACAGCTCAGGGAGTTTCTCAAGAGTCAAAACGATTCGCTTAAGATATCACACTCGTTGAAAAACG TGTCGCTGCGCGCCGTGTTCGCGTGGGTGTCGCGGCGCGGCGGGCTGGGCGCGTGCCGCGCGGCGCTGTGGCGGCGCCGCTACGGGCACCGCGCCGCCGCGCTGCGGGCGCTCTACCAGCG ATATCTCCTCCAGTACGAACATTACCAAAGATGGAACGGCCTGATGCACCCGAAGCCGAACGGGAAAATCGAGGAACCGAGCACCATAGATACCATCGACGTCACGGACTCGCCCATCCGTGACGTGGACGTGAAGAAGGACCTCCCAGAGAAGAGGCTCCGGACCCCATCCCCTAAGAAACTTAAACCTGAGAAATTAATCCTAGACAATGAAACGGGGGAACTGACAAAGGAGGAGATGAATGTAACATCGAAACCCGCTGAGGAGTTGAACAGGGAGTTCCTAGACTCCCTCCCTAATCCGAAAGAGGAGGAGAAGGGGAAGATCTTCGTGAAACCAGTAGAGAAACTGATAGAACCGAGCCTGAAGCTGTTACAAGACAGTTCGTCTGATCTGACTAAACCGATTACGATGGATTCTAGCAAAGTGATAACGGACGCGGGGAACAAGCCAGGCGACGGGTCCGTGTTTCTGAACGAATTAGCACAAAAATTGAACTTGG GCAACACAGACACGAGATTCCTCCAGCAGCTGTCGCAGAATCCCCCCACCGACAGCCTCTCGAGCCTCTCGACCCTCGGCGACAAGTACACAAACGGACACACCAACCTCGCTAATAACACTGACGTG CGCTCCCGGCCGGCGGGCCGCAGCTCGCTGCGCGCCGTGCGCGTCAAGCCCGCGCGCCCCCCCGCCGCCACGC CACCGATACCTCCTCTCCGTACGGACTCCGCGTCGTCCTCCCCCCCACTGGGCATCGTGCCGCCCCCCATCACGACAACCGCTACGACGACCATCAACAACTTCGGCATTCACCACCCACCGCCGCCCGCCAACCACAGCGATGATGAAATTGTGGAG GTTCCCTACAAACCGAAAAGTCCAGAAATTATCGACTTAGACGAATACCCAGAGAGTCCTCAAGGTATCAAGAAGAAAAAACTAGAAATCCTAAAAGAGAGGGGGTTAGAAGTGACCGCCGTACCACCGGGCCCCGTCTGGGCGGCTCCCATTCCCAACCCCATTACGCCCCTAATAAACCCCAGTCCTATAATCCTAAACCCGGCAGTTCAACACCAGATTATGACCCAAGCTCAAATATTCcaaatgtacaatataattCCACCAAATTATCCAAATGGTATTCAGGTGCCCAAAGTTATCCAAGCGTCCAGTGCCTTCGGAACTGCTGGACCAGAAAAAACAGTGTACGGCAATCCTAAGGACCCTTTCATGCCACCCCCACATGTGCTGCAGGGCACTCCAATTAAACCACAACGAAGTATCCAGACCCCGACGACAGCACCACAAGATATTTTAGATTTAACTTGCAAAACTCAAACAACTCCAACTCAGAAGCCTGCCGTCGAAATAGTCAGGATACCTCCGGCGCCGTCCCCCTCCAAAACCCCAAACGCCCCCCAGAATTTGAGCAAAAACTACACCCTTTTAGATGGGAAAGCAGTCGTCGGCTCGAATTTAGAAATAACCCTAGTTAATTCTAAATCCCAAACTCCACCGAAGAGACCGCCGCAAAAGCGCTCGTCGAATGGGAAATTCGTGTCCGCGAAAACTCCCACGCCTCCCAAAGATTACCCCAAGCCCTACCCCTCCCCGTCCCCAAAGAAGCCCCCAATAGTGGTCCCCAATTACCAAATACCGAGCAGAGAAGACATATCGCCCACAAGTTCGACCACAGCGAAGGAAACTCAGAACAATATGCTTCAAAACGCTTTCAAGGGTCAGAACTTGGCGCAAATCATGGAAATGCAGAAAACTGTGCCCAACCTCAACCCGTTCATGGACCCGATGTACATGAACGCGTTCTACAACAGCTTGGGGCCAATGGACCAGCGCCAGTTGGCCATGTACCGGGACCTGATGACCAGTCAGTTCCGAGGGTACAGCGGCCTGCTGAACATCGGCACGCCGACAACGAAGAATTGA